The Quadrisphaera setariae nucleotide sequence CCGAGGAGACCGGCGGGCCGGGCGCCGAGGGCAGCGCCGTGAACGTCGCCCTGCCGGCGGGCACCGCCGACGCGGGGTGGCTGCGCGCGGTGCACGCCGTGGTGCACCCGCTCGTGCGCGCCTTCCGCCCCGACGTGCTGGTCACCCAGCACGGGGCCGACGCCCACGCGCAGGACCCGCTGGCCAACCTCGCCGTCAGCGTGGACGCGCAGCGCGCCGCTGCGCGGTCCCTGCACGACCTCGCCCACGAGGTCTGCGGGGGGCGGTGGGTGGCCACGGGCGGTGGCGGGTACGACGTCGTCGACGTCGTCCCGCGGGTCTGGGCCCACCTGCTGGGCATCGCCGCCCACGCGCCCGTCCCGCCCGCGACGCCGGTGCCCCCGGGGTGGCGCGACTTCGTCACGGCGCAGGGCTGGGACGCGCCGGAGGCCATGACCGACGGCGCGCAGGCCTGGTTCTCGCCCTGGGAGGCCGGTGCGGACCCCTCCGACCCGCTCGACAGGGCGGTCCTCGCGACCCGGCGCGCCGTCTTCCCCAACCACGGCCTCGACCCCTGGTTCGACTGAGCCGCCGGGCGTCCGCCGCCCAGCGCGGCGCGGCGGAGTCCGACACGCCGCGCGCCACCCACCTGCCCGGTGGATCTCCCGCGGCGGGCGCGGACCCGTAGCACGATGCCCGGGCAGCGGTCTGCCCCGGCGCGCCGACGCTGCCACCAGGGTGTCTCACACGCTTGTAACTTCCGCAACGACTTCCCCAGAAGTCACACGTGCCACTACTGTGAGTTGCATCAGGTCCCTGGAGCTCAGGGTCCAGGGACGACCGGGAGGAACCATGGCGATGGACCGCGACTTCAGCGGTGTGCGCTTCCTCACCGTGGCCGAGGTCGCCACGATGATGCGCGTGTCGAAGATGACGGTGTACCGCCTGGTGCACTCCGGTGAGATGCCCGCCGTGCGCGTGGGCCGCTCCTTCCGGGTGCCGGAGACGGCCGTCGACCAGTACCTCTCGCACTCCTTCGTGGAGACCGAGGCGATGTGACCTCCCCCTGAGCGTTCCGGGCGCACCGCGCGCAGTCGGTACGCTGGGGAGCAGGAGCATCCGCCGGCAGCGCACGCCGCTGCCCCGATCGATCTGAGGCACCGATGGGTTCGGTCATCAAGAAGCGCCGCAAGCGCATGGCGAAGAAGAAGCACCGCAAGCTGCTGCGCAAGACGCGCCACCAGCGCCGCAACAAGAAGTAGGCGCACCTGCTGCAGACCCGCACCGCCTCGCGCGGTGCGGGTCTCGTGCTGTCCGGGGGGCCGTTCGGGTGGTGGGGCGGTGGGTCCCTCGGGCGGAGGGGGTGCCCGGTAGCCTCGCCGCGTGGAGCAGGGGCTGGGTGGGCGCGCGGACGAGCGCGTGGTGCTCTACGGCCGGCGCGGCTGCCACCTGTGCGACGTGGCGCGCGAGCAGGTCGCGCGGGCCTGCGCCGTCGCGGGCGCCACCTGGCGGGAGGTCGACGTCGACGACGACGCCGAGCTGGTGGCGCGCTACAGCGACCTCGTGCCCGTGGTGACGGTGGACGGGCGGCACCACGCCCACTGGCGCGTCAGCGAGGAGGAGCTGCTGGCCGCCCTGGTCCCCCGCTGACGGCCGTCAGGGCGGCCCTCAGGGGCCGACGGCCCGCCGGCGCTGCGCGGGCGGCGCGCGCGGACTTTGTTCTGCCCTTCACAAGTGCCTAGTCTGGGCTGCCCGCGCCACCCGCGCCGGGCGCGGCCGAGGCCTGACCCGCAGGTCCCCGGTGACGCCAGCTGACTGCCAGCAGGAGCCCTGCAGCACCGTGACAGACCCGCACGCCACCCCGCCGCTGCGCGCCCAGCGCGACGGCGCCAGGGGCGTCCCCGACGCCACCGTGGCCCGGCTCCCGGTGTACCTGCGCGTCCTCACCGGCCTCGGTGAGCGCGGCGTCGCCACCGTCTCCAGCGAGGAGCTGGCGCTGGCGGCCGGCGTCGGCTCGGCCACGCTCCGCAAGGACCTCTCCCACCTCGGCAGCTACGGCGTGCGCGGGGTCGGCTACGAGGTCGCGCGGCTCGTGCAGCACGTGGGCCGCTGCCTCGGCCTGGCCGAGGAGTGGCGCGTCGTCATCGTGGGCATCGGCAGCCTCGGCCGGGCGCTGGCCAACTACAGCGGCTTCGCCCCGCTCGGCACGCGCGTGGTCGCCCTGCTCGACAGCGACCCCGCGGTGGTCGGCGAGCGCGTCGCCGGGCTGGAGGTGCTGCCGTCGGCGCGCACCGCCGAGGTGGTGGGCGAGCTGGGCGTGCGGATCGCCGTCCTGGCGGTGCCGGCGAGCGCCGCGCAGGCCGCCTGCGACGCCGTGGTGGCGGCGGGCATCACCAGCGTGCTGTCCTTCGCGCCCGTGGAGCTGCAGGTGCCCGCGGGGGTGGAGCTCCGCAGCGTCGACCTGTCCACCGAGCTGGGCATCCTGGCCTTCCGCGAGCGCCGCCGGGCGGCTGCCGCTGGCGAGCTGTCGCCGGGCCTGGTCGCTGCGGAGGAGCGCGTCACCACGAGCGCGGGGGCCACGCGATGAGCCTGCTGTTCGTGGGGATGTCGCACCGCACCGCCCCCATCGCCCTGCTGGAGCGCGCCGCGCTCGACGCCGACGCGGCCCGCGAGCTGGCCCGCGACCTGTGCGGCGGCGCCGTCCAGGAGGCCGCGGTGCTGGCCACCTGCAACCGCGTCGAGGTCTACGCGGTGGTGCCCGCCTTCCACCTCGGCGTCCAGGACCTGTCGGCGGCGCTCGCGCAGCGGGCGGGAGTCCCCCTGGGCGACCTGGCGGAGTCGCTGCTGTTCGCCTACGGCGAGCGCGCGGTCGAGCACCTGTTCTCGGTCTCCGCCGGCCTGGACTCCATGGCGCTGGGCGAGTCCCAGGTGCTCGGCCAGGTGCGCGCGTCGCTGCGCCGCGGCCAGGAGGACGGCACCGTCGGCAGGGTGCTCGACCAGCTGGTGCAGCGCGCCCTGCGCGTCGGCAAGCGCGTCCACAGCGAGACCGGGCTCGACCGCGCCGGCCGGTCGCTCGTGGAGGCCGCCCTCGAGGGCGCCGACGCGGTGGTCGGTCCCCTGGAGCAGGCGCGGGCCCTCGTCGTCGGTGCCGGCTCGATGAGCGCCCTGGCCGCCACCACGCTCCAGCGCCTGGGCGTCGGGTCGATCGCGGTGGCCAACCGCACCGCCGCGCGCGCCGAGCGCCTCGCCGCCGCCGTGGGCGGCACGTGGCTGCCCCTGGACGACCCCGCGGCCCTGCGCGCCGCCCTCGCCGAGGCCGACGTCGTGGTGTCCTGCACCGGCGCCGTCGGCACCGTGCTGGACGCCGCCGACGTCCAGGCGGCGCGGGCGCAGCGGCGCTCCGGCGCCGACGGCCTCGCCGCGCCGCAGCTCCTCGTCGACCTGGCCCTGCCCCACGACGTCGACCCGGCCGCCGGGGAGCTGCCGGGTGTCGAGCTGGTGGGGCTGGACGCCCTGCGCCGCCGTCTGGCGACCACCCCCGAGGACGACGAGGCGCTGGCCGGCGTGGCGGGCAGCGTCAGGTCCGCGCGCGCCGTGGTCGCCGAGGAGGTGGCCGGCTACCTCGCCGAGCAGCGCGCGGCCGCGGTGGCGCCGACGGTGGCCGCGCTGCGCTCCCTGGCCCGCGACGTGGTGGAGGCCGAGGTCTCCCGGCTGCGGGGGCGCCTGGGCGCCGACGCCGACCCGCGCGTGGTGGCCGAGGCCGAGCTGGCCGTCCACCGCGTCACCGAGAAGCTCCTCCACACGCCGACCGTGCGGGTCAAGGCCCTCGCGGCCGACGGCGCTGACGGCGCCGGCTACGCCGCGGTCCTGCGCGAGCTGTTCGACCTCGACGGCCCCGCCAGCGGCCTCGCCGGGCTGGGCGGTCTGGGTGCCGGCCCTGTCGCGCCGACGGTGTCCACCGCCGGCAGCGCCTCGACGGGCGGCGGCAGCGTGGCCGAGGTGCTGCGGGCCGTCGCCGCGCCGGCCACCGGGTCCGTCCCCGTGGTCGCCACCGAGGAGGGTGCGGCGTGAGCGGGGGGCCCGTGGCCGGTGAGCGCGCCCTGCGCCTCGGCACGCGTCGCAGCGCCCTGGCGCGCACCCAGTCCGAGCACGTCGCGCAGGCCCTGCGCGAGCGCACCGGCCGGGCGGTGGAGCTGGTCGAGGTCACCACCGAGGGCGACGTCTCCCGCGCCCCCCTGTCGAGCCTGGGCGGCACCGGCGTCTTCGCGACGGCGCTGCGCGAGGCGCTGCTCGCCGGGCGCGTGGACCTCGCCGTCCACTCCCTCAAGGACCTGCCGACCGCGCCCGCCCAGGGTCTGGTGGTGGCCGCCGTGCCGCCCCGCGAGGACCCCCGGGACGTGCTGGTCGCCTCCGGCGGCCGTCGCCTGGCGGACCTGCCCGCCGGTGCCCGCGTGGGCACCGGGTCGCCGCGCCGCGCCGCGCAGCTGCGCGCGCTGCGCCCCGACCTGGAGGTGGTGGACGTGCGCGGCAACGTCGACACCCGCCTGCGGATGGTCTCCGAGGGCCCGCTCGACGCCGTGGTCCTCGCCCGCGCGGGCCTGCTGCGCCTGGGCCGCGCCGACGAGGTCACCGAGGTGCTCGACACCGACCAGCTGCTGCCCGCCCCCGGGCAGGGAGCGCTGGCCGTGGAGTGCCGCGCCGACGACGAGGACGTGCGCGCCGCCTGCGCGCTCCTGGACGACGCCGCCAGCCGCGCCGCCACCACCGCCGAGCGCGCGCTCCTGGCCGCCCTGGAGGCCGGCTGCGCCGCCCCTGTCGGTGCCCTCGCCGTCGCCGACGACGACGGCGGGCTGCACCTGACGGGCCTGGTCGCCGCGCTGGACGGCTCGGCCACCGCCGCCCGCACCGGCGCCGGCACCGGCGCGGACGCCGCCGACCTCGGCCGCCGCGTGGCGGCCGAGCTGCTGGCCTCCGGCTCGCCGGCCCTGGCACCCCTGAGCCGCTCGTCCGTCCCGACGACCGCCGCGACCGATGGGCCGACCGGGCCGACCGGTGAGCACGCCCCGCAGACGCCTCAGGCAGCCCGCCTGACGACACCCCCCGACCCCGACCACCCCGACACCCCGCGCACCAGCAGCGCAGCACCGCAGCCAGCCTCGAACACTCACGACACGGCGGCCGACGCGCCGCCGGAGAGGGTGCACCCGTGACCCCGCCCACCTCCGCCCCGACGCTCACCGCCGCTGCGCCGCAGGCAGCGACCGACGCCGGCGCCACCACCGCTCCCAGCACCCCCGCGCCCGCGAGCGCTCCCAGCAGCACGGCCGGCAGCGGGGCGAGCGCCCAGGCCGTCCCCGCGCCCGTGCCGGCGGTCGCCTTCGTCGGTGCCGGCCCCGGTGACCCGGGCCTGCTCACCCTGAGGGCCGCCGAGCTCCTCGCCGCCGCCGACGTCGTCGTCGTCGACCGCGGAGCGGACGCCGAGACCACCGGGGCGCCCGAGGGCGCTGCGCTGGCCGCGGTGGCCCGCCACTGCGCCGACGGCGTCGAGGTCGTGGAGACCGCCTCGCCGGAGGGCAGCGCCCCCCTGACCGGGGCCGCCCGCGCCAAGCTGTCGCTGTCCGCGGCCCGCGCCGGCCGTGCGGTCGTGCGCCTGTTCAGCGGCGACGCCGCCAGCTCCCCGCAGCTGGCCGACGAGCTCGCCGCCGTCCGCCGCGCCGGCGTGGCCGTGGAGGTGGTGCCCGGCGTGTCCGTGGCCACCGCCGTGCCGCTGTACGCCGGCATCGCCACCGCCACCTCCCGCGCCAGCGACGTGCACGTGCTCGACGCCGCGCTCGGCGAGGCCGCGGTCGACGCCGTCAGCGGCGTCCCCGGCACGGTGGTCGTCACCGGTTCCATCGACGACGTCGTGGCGGCCGCCAAGGCCCTGCTGGCCTCCGGCCGCAGCGGGTCTGCGGAGGTCGTCGTGACCTCCGGCGGCACCACGACGGCCCAGCGCACGGTCTCCGCGACCCTCGCGACGCTGCCCGACGTGCTGGCCGCCGAGGGCGACCACCTGCCCCAGCCGCTCGTGGCCGTCCTCGGTCCCGGCGTCGCCAAGCGCGACAAGCTGGCGTGGTTCGAGTCCCGGCCGCTGTTCGGGTGGCGCGTGCTCGTGCCCCGCACGCAGGCGCAGTCGTCGACCACGGTCGAGCGCCTGGCCGCCGTCGGCGCGGTCAGCGAGGTGGTCCCCACCATCGCCGTGGAGCCGCCGCGCAGCCCCCACCAGATGGAGAAGGCCGTCCGCGGCCTGGTCACCGGCCGTTACGAGTGGGTCGGCTTCACCTCCGTCAACGCGGTCCGCGCCGTGAAGGACAAGTTCGCCGAGTACGGCCTGGACGCGCGGGCGTTCTCGGGCCTCAAGGTCGCGGCCGTGGGCGGCGTCACCGCCGCCGAGCTGCGCGCCTGGGGCATCGAGCCCGACCTCGTGCCCGAGGGGGAGCAGTCCGCCGCCGGGCTGCTCGCCGAGTGGCCGCCGTTCGACGAGGTGCTGGACCCCATCGACAGGGTCTTCCTGCCGCGCGCGGACATCGCCACGGACACCCTCGTCGAGGGCCTGCAGCAGATCGGCTGGCAGGTCGACGACGTGACCGCCTACCGCACCGTCCGGGCGGCCCCGCCGCCGGCGCCGGTGCGCGACGCCATCAAGACGGGCGCCTTCGACGCGGTCGTCTTCACCTCCTCCTCGACGGTGCGCAACCTCGTCGGCATCGCCGGCAAGCCGCACCCGAGCACGGTGGTGGCCTGCATCGGCCCTGCGACGTGCGCGACGGCCACCGAGCTGGGGCTGCGCGTCGACGTGCAGGCCGAGCACGCCAGCACGGCGTCGCTCGTCGACGCCCTCGCGGCCTACGGCGCGCAGCTGCGCGCCCAGGCCGAGGAGGCCGGCGAGCCGGTGCTGCGCCCGAGCGAGCGCCGGGCCGGCGCCCGGCGCCGTCGCTGACGAGCTGAGGAGAGTCCTCCGTGCCCTTCCCCGCTGAGCGGCCGCGGCGCCTGCGCGCCACCCCGGCGCTGCGGTCGCTCAGCGCCCAGGAGCACCTGGCGCCGCAGCGCCTGGTGCTGCCGGTGTTCGTCAAGGAGGGGCTGCGCGAACCCTCGCCGATGCAGTCGATGCCGGGCGTGGTGCAGCACACGATGACCTCGCTGGTGGACGCGGCGCAGGAGGCCGTGGCCGCTGGCGTCGGCGGGATCATGGTCTTCGGCGTCCCGGCCGTGCGCGACGCGCGCGGCTCGGGAGCCGACGACCCCGAGGGCGTCCTCAACACCGCCCTGCGCGTGCTCGACGAGGCCGTCGGCTCCGACTGCGTGGTCATGGCCGACCTGTGCCTGGACGAGTTCACCGACCACGGCCACTGCGGCGTCCTGGACGACGCGGGTCGGGTCGACAACGACGCGACGCTGGAGCGCTACGCCTCCATGGCGCTGGCGCAGGCCGAGGCCGGGGCCTCCCTGCTGGGCCTGTCCGGGATGATGGACGGCCAGACCGGGGTGGTGCGCTCCGCGCTGGACGCGGTCGGGCGGTCCGACGTCGTCCTGCTGGCCTACGCCGCCAAGTACGCGTCGGCGTTCTACGGGCCGTTCCGGGAGGCCGTCGAGTCGACCCTGCAGGGGGACCGCCGGGCGTACCAGATGGACCCGGGCAACCGCCGTGAGGCGCTGCGCGAGGTGCGCCTCGACGTCGCCGAGGGTGCGGACGTCGTCATGGTCAAGCCCGCACTGCCCTACCTCGACGTGCTCAGCGACGTCGCAGCCGCCGTGGACGTCCCGGTGTGGGCCTACCAGGTCTCCGGTGAGTACGCGATGGTCGAGGCCGCGGCGGCCGCCGGCATGATCGATCGCCAGCGCGCCATCCTCGAGTCGCTGGTGTCCGTCCAGCGGGCGGGGGCCACCGCCACCCTGACCTACTGGGCCACGGAGGTCGCAGACCTGCTCCGTCGGGGCTGACGAGGGTTGAGCGGGTCGGGCTCAGCTCTGGTTTGGGCCGCCCCCGTGCGGGGTAATCACCGGGTGGCACCGCAGAGGGTGCCCGCGGGCCGCGGCAGCGGGCCGCGTCCCGTGATCTCGTGATCCGGTGAGGAGGATCCCCGTGACCGTCATGCAGTTCGACCCCTTCGGCGACCCCTTCCGCCAGCTCGACCGCATGGCCCAGCAGCTGGTCAGCGGCGCCCGCACGCCGATGCGCATGCCGATGGACGTCTGGAAGGACGAGAGCGGCTACCACGTCGAGCTCGACCTGCCGGGCGTCGACCCGAGCAGCGTCGACGTGACCACCGAGCGCAACGTCATCACCGTCCGCGCCGAGCGCTCCACGCGCGCGGCGGGCTCCCGCGAGGTGCTCATCGCCGAGCGTCCGCACGGCTCGTTCGTCCGGCAGCTGCAGATCGGCGACGGCCTCGACGCGGGCGGCGTCAGCGCCGACTACCGCGACGGCGTGCTGCACCTGCTGGTGCCGGTCGCGCCCTCGGCCCAGCCGCGGCGCGTCGAAGTCTCGCGCAGCACCCGCCCGGACCACCACGAGGTGGTCGAGGGCAGCGGCGAGCAGCGCGAGGCCGTCGGTTCCGCGTGACGTTCCGCTGACGGGCTGGCTCGCCAGCCCGTCGCGCGAGGTGGGCGGCCCCGCTACCGCTGGTCCGGCACGGACGGTGCGGTCAGGCGTAGTCGGGGCCGCCACTCACGCCGAAGAACTGCTCCAGCGTGGGGGTCCCCGCGGCGACCATCGCCGCGACCAGCTCCGCCCCCACCCAGCGGAAGTGCCACGGCTCGGGGTTGTACCCGGTGACCGCCTGGTCGGTCTCCGTGTAGCGCAGGAGCCACCCGTGCTCACCGGCGTGCTCCGCGAGCCACAACCCCTCGTCGGTCTGGCCGAACCGGGGGCTCAGCGTCGCCCGGCCGTCCGCGGAGGAGAAGTCCACGGCGAGCCCGGTCTGGTGCTCGCTGTGGCCGGCGCGGGCGCTGTACCTGTCCGCTCCGGCCTGCCCGTTGCGGGCGACGGAACGGCGGTGCACCTGCTCCTGGTAGTCGAAGGTGCGGAAGCCGCTGACCAGCGTGAGCGCCACGCCGTCGTCCCTGCTGTGCGCGAGCAGCGCCTCGAGGTCGGGCGCTGCCGCGGCGCTCACCAGCTCACCCGCCACGCGCACCACCTGGGCGGGCTCGTAGTCCGAGGGCACGATGGGGTGCTGCTTGTTGACCACCACCCAGGGGCTGGCGGCCTCCGAGGTGGAGTGCGCCGACCTGTCGAAGGTCGCTGCGGTGGTGGCGGAGGTGGGCGACGGATCGGCGCCCGCGGTGGAGGGCGCAGGGCCGACGGGGGTGGGCGGTGCCTGTGCGGAGACGAGCGCCTCCGGCGGTGCGGCCGTCACGGGAGCACCCCTGCTCCAGCGGCCGCTGACCCCGGAGGAGGCCGCGAAGGCGCCCACCACCCAGGCCGCCCCCACCACCAGGGCTCCCCGGCGCGTGACGGAGGAAGGGGTGCGGTGCCGACTCACGAGCTGGCCCTTTCCGAGACGTGCTGGGCGACGGCCCGGTGCTGGGGCGGTCCGCCCGAGCCTAGGTGAGGTGCGGCCGCGGTGTGACCGCGCGTGACGGAACGCTACGTCGCCGTCACAGCCCGAGGTCACAGCCCGAGGTCGTCAGCGATGGCCTCGACCACGGCCTCGGAGAAGGCGTCGGCGGGGTCGAAGGTGTTCGCCAGCTGCCCGAAGAGCTCGCTGCTCACGAGGCCCAGCAGTGCGGTCCAGGCGCGAGCGCCGGCCACGACCACCTCGGGGGCCAGCCCCCGCAGGCGCTCGCCGCCCGCGGCGACCACCCGCCCGGCGTGCTCCTCGAGCAGCGGCGTCACGGGGCGGACGCGCAGCGCCCCGGCCCCGTCGTGGGAGCTCGTCGCACCCGGTGCCTCCGCACCGCTCGCGCGACCCGCAGCGGCGTCCGCGAGCACGGCCAGCAGCGCCAGGGGTGCGCGCGAGCCCGCCGCCGTGGTCCGTTCGTCACCGCGGTAGCCGGGCACCGGTGAGCCGTGCACCAGGGCGTACTCGTGGGGGTGGGCCAGGGCCCAGCCCCGCACGGCGCGGCAGCCGGAGGCGAACCGGTCCCGGGGCGTCCGGCCGGGTGCCGGGGCGCAGGCGCTCTCGACGGCGTCGGCGCAGCTGTCGTAGGCCTCGATGATGAGCGCCGTCAGCAGCTCGTCGCGGGTGGCGACGTAGCGGTAGACCGCCGAGGACGCCATGCCCAGTTCGCGGGCCACGGCGCGCACGGACAGCGCCGCCGCGCCGGACTCGGCCAGCTGGCGGCGCGCGGCACTGAG carries:
- a CDS encoding helix-turn-helix domain-containing protein: MAMDRDFSGVRFLTVAEVATMMRVSKMTVYRLVHSGEMPAVRVGRSFRVPETAVDQYLSHSFVETEAM
- a CDS encoding 30S ribosomal protein bS22, whose product is MGSVIKKRRKRMAKKKHRKLLRKTRHQRRNKK
- a CDS encoding glutaredoxin family protein, producing MEQGLGGRADERVVLYGRRGCHLCDVAREQVARACAVAGATWREVDVDDDAELVARYSDLVPVVTVDGRHHAHWRVSEEELLAALVPR
- a CDS encoding redox-sensing transcriptional repressor Rex — protein: MRAQRDGARGVPDATVARLPVYLRVLTGLGERGVATVSSEELALAAGVGSATLRKDLSHLGSYGVRGVGYEVARLVQHVGRCLGLAEEWRVVIVGIGSLGRALANYSGFAPLGTRVVALLDSDPAVVGERVAGLEVLPSARTAEVVGELGVRIAVLAVPASAAQAACDAVVAAGITSVLSFAPVELQVPAGVELRSVDLSTELGILAFRERRRAAAAGELSPGLVAAEERVTTSAGATR
- a CDS encoding glutamyl-tRNA reductase; amino-acid sequence: MSLLFVGMSHRTAPIALLERAALDADAARELARDLCGGAVQEAAVLATCNRVEVYAVVPAFHLGVQDLSAALAQRAGVPLGDLAESLLFAYGERAVEHLFSVSAGLDSMALGESQVLGQVRASLRRGQEDGTVGRVLDQLVQRALRVGKRVHSETGLDRAGRSLVEAALEGADAVVGPLEQARALVVGAGSMSALAATTLQRLGVGSIAVANRTAARAERLAAAVGGTWLPLDDPAALRAALAEADVVVSCTGAVGTVLDAADVQAARAQRRSGADGLAAPQLLVDLALPHDVDPAAGELPGVELVGLDALRRRLATTPEDDEALAGVAGSVRSARAVVAEEVAGYLAEQRAAAVAPTVAALRSLARDVVEAEVSRLRGRLGADADPRVVAEAELAVHRVTEKLLHTPTVRVKALAADGADGAGYAAVLRELFDLDGPASGLAGLGGLGAGPVAPTVSTAGSASTGGGSVAEVLRAVAAPATGSVPVVATEEGAA
- the hemC gene encoding hydroxymethylbilane synthase — translated: MSGGPVAGERALRLGTRRSALARTQSEHVAQALRERTGRAVELVEVTTEGDVSRAPLSSLGGTGVFATALREALLAGRVDLAVHSLKDLPTAPAQGLVVAAVPPREDPRDVLVASGGRRLADLPAGARVGTGSPRRAAQLRALRPDLEVVDVRGNVDTRLRMVSEGPLDAVVLARAGLLRLGRADEVTEVLDTDQLLPAPGQGALAVECRADDEDVRAACALLDDAASRAATTAERALLAALEAGCAAPVGALAVADDDGGLHLTGLVAALDGSATAARTGAGTGADAADLGRRVAAELLASGSPALAPLSRSSVPTTAATDGPTGPTGEHAPQTPQAARLTTPPDPDHPDTPRTSSAAPQPASNTHDTAADAPPERVHP
- a CDS encoding uroporphyrinogen-III synthase is translated as MTPPTSAPTLTAAAPQAATDAGATTAPSTPAPASAPSSTAGSGASAQAVPAPVPAVAFVGAGPGDPGLLTLRAAELLAAADVVVVDRGADAETTGAPEGAALAAVARHCADGVEVVETASPEGSAPLTGAARAKLSLSAARAGRAVVRLFSGDAASSPQLADELAAVRRAGVAVEVVPGVSVATAVPLYAGIATATSRASDVHVLDAALGEAAVDAVSGVPGTVVVTGSIDDVVAAAKALLASGRSGSAEVVVTSGGTTTAQRTVSATLATLPDVLAAEGDHLPQPLVAVLGPGVAKRDKLAWFESRPLFGWRVLVPRTQAQSSTTVERLAAVGAVSEVVPTIAVEPPRSPHQMEKAVRGLVTGRYEWVGFTSVNAVRAVKDKFAEYGLDARAFSGLKVAAVGGVTAAELRAWGIEPDLVPEGEQSAAGLLAEWPPFDEVLDPIDRVFLPRADIATDTLVEGLQQIGWQVDDVTAYRTVRAAPPPAPVRDAIKTGAFDAVVFTSSSTVRNLVGIAGKPHPSTVVACIGPATCATATELGLRVDVQAEHASTASLVDALAAYGAQLRAQAEEAGEPVLRPSERRAGARRRR
- the hemB gene encoding porphobilinogen synthase, which encodes MPFPAERPRRLRATPALRSLSAQEHLAPQRLVLPVFVKEGLREPSPMQSMPGVVQHTMTSLVDAAQEAVAAGVGGIMVFGVPAVRDARGSGADDPEGVLNTALRVLDEAVGSDCVVMADLCLDEFTDHGHCGVLDDAGRVDNDATLERYASMALAQAEAGASLLGLSGMMDGQTGVVRSALDAVGRSDVVLLAYAAKYASAFYGPFREAVESTLQGDRRAYQMDPGNRREALREVRLDVAEGADVVMVKPALPYLDVLSDVAAAVDVPVWAYQVSGEYAMVEAAAAAGMIDRQRAILESLVSVQRAGATATLTYWATEVADLLRRG
- a CDS encoding Hsp20/alpha crystallin family protein; the encoded protein is MQFDPFGDPFRQLDRMAQQLVSGARTPMRMPMDVWKDESGYHVELDLPGVDPSSVDVTTERNVITVRAERSTRAAGSREVLIAERPHGSFVRQLQIGDGLDAGGVSADYRDGVLHLLVPVAPSAQPRRVEVSRSTRPDHHEVVEGSGEQREAVGSA
- a CDS encoding M15 family metallopeptidase translates to MSRHRTPSSVTRRGALVVGAAWVVGAFAASSGVSGRWSRGAPVTAAPPEALVSAQAPPTPVGPAPSTAGADPSPTSATTAATFDRSAHSTSEAASPWVVVNKQHPIVPSDYEPAQVVRVAGELVSAAAAPDLEALLAHSRDDGVALTLVSGFRTFDYQEQVHRRSVARNGQAGADRYSARAGHSEHQTGLAVDFSSADGRATLSPRFGQTDEGLWLAEHAGEHGWLLRYTETDQAVTGYNPEPWHFRWVGAELVAAMVAAGTPTLEQFFGVSGGPDYA
- a CDS encoding TetR/AcrR family transcriptional regulator, translating into MNATLTARERARRELTAEILSAARRQLAESGAAALSVRAVARELGMASSAVYRYVATRDELLTALIIEAYDSCADAVESACAPAPGRTPRDRFASGCRAVRGWALAHPHEYALVHGSPVPGYRGDERTTAAGSRAPLALLAVLADAAAGRASGAEAPGATSSHDGAGALRVRPVTPLLEEHAGRVVAAGGERLRGLAPEVVVAGARAWTALLGLVSSELFGQLANTFDPADAFSEAVVEAIADDLGL